A window of the Artemia franciscana chromosome 3, ASM3288406v1, whole genome shotgun sequence genome harbors these coding sequences:
- the LOC136025443 gene encoding zinc finger protein 260-like isoform X4 gives MEFQYNNCLTVSSRSRSSSIGSNMDCMMNSDVEQFKTPSGLFETDMPNLENYQADILTSFETKNISIAMDTVFLPPVSHEPMQDDEKPAMELERSIRNIKKESVSITQSTPSDLEKPYLRRRNSKAIYYESCDSDIDDVSDEEIDKYNREAYEACSEDSQTGKQLEMGPSEGHTRSDSGKNKRINRRSSYSGKLTLATKVKNAVGEKIPSMQLSGKSHICRICNEAFSLRLSLLSHFKIHDEIEIQQCRFYCSKLQNKCDLVRRFDSQGGAKDGPYECNICKKTLTRRESFLSHMRRHVKGRQFLCNSCGVGFFSKVHLDLHMQMHTGEKNFTCERCGMQFRQSKTLKYHMDSHLRNESGTIPEKLFECEICSLKFKTQKCYSNHKRRHTVGATHECGICKRKCYTKFRLVEHTRVHTGEKPFKCKICNKALAHMASLVSHLKCHSNERPYTCEFCNEAFKDKIARDDHVNSHTGDTPHKCKLCDMCFGSRKNLKNHQRVHTKKAGEKKIREKKYGCSICNKVFAESSYRDQHVALHSNPTPFSCESCSKSFNYKRPLLAHVRRVHPNRNPFKCKLCSKTYDSIRKIDLHISSRVCDKNGKLLEKLANLSSSFNVDGNVKLDNTLLKADKNIKLFVCNMCDEEFLSVGEIQCHFNSSHKHFK, from the exons ATGGAGTTTCAATATAACAACTGTTTGACTGTTTCAAGCCGATCGCGCAGTAGCTCAATAGGATCAAACATGGACTGTATGATGAATTCTGACGTTGAACAATTTAAGACTCCTTCTGGGCTTTTCGAGACAGATATGCCTAATCTTGAAa ATTACCAAGCGGATATATTGACATCTTTTGAAACGAAGAATATATCGATAGCGATGGATACCGTCTTCTTACCTCCTGTCTCCCATGAACCAATGCAGGACGACGAAAAGCCAGCAATGGAGTTGGAACGATCTATacgaaacattaaaaaagaatctGTATCCATAACACAATCAACGCCATCTGATCTAGAAAAACCGTATCTCAGACGAAGAAACAGCAAGGCCATCTATTATGAATCTTGCGATTCTGATATAGACGATGTTAGTGATGAAG aaatagacAAATATAATAGAGAAGCATATGAAGCGTGTTCTGAAGATTCTCAGactggaaaacaattagaaatgGGACCTTCAGAGGGCCATACTCGTAGTGATAgtgggaaaaacaaaagaattaataGAAGATCATCTTATTCAGGAAAATTAACTTTGGCAACCAAAGTCAAAAATGCAGTGGGTGAAAAAATACCATCTATGCAGTTATCAGGAAAGTCTCACATTTGTAGAATTTGCAATGAAGCATTTTCTCTCCGTCTTTCACTATTAAGTCACTTCAAAATCCACGATGAAATAGAAATCCAGCAATGTCGGTTTTACTGTTCAAAATTACAGAATAAGTGTGATCTTGTTCGTCGTTTTGACTCTCAAGGTGGAGCAAAAGACGGCCCTTATGAGTGCAATATATGCAAAAAGACTTTGACTCGTCGTGAGTCGTTCTTAAGTCATATGCGAAGACACGTTAAGGGTAGGCAATTTTTATGCAATTCTTGTGGCGTAGGATTTTTTTCTAAGGTTCATCTTGATCTTCATATGCAAATGCACACTGGAGAAAAGAACTTCACATGTGAACGATGTGGAATGCAATTTCGACAAAGTAAAACTCTCAAATATCACATGGATAGTCACTTAAGAAATGAGAGTGGGACGATCCCTGAAAAATTGTTTGAGTGTGAAATATGTTCTCTAAAATTCAAAACTCAGAAGTGTTACTCCAATCATAAGAGAAGACACACTGTCGGAGCAACTCATGAGTGTGGAATCTGTAAAAGAAAGTGTTACACAAAATTCAGGTTAGTGGAGCATACGAGGGTCCATACGGGAGAAAAACCATTCAAGTGCAAAATTTGTAATAAAGCCTTGGCACATATGGCTAGTTTAGTGAGTCATTTGAAATGTCATAGCAACGAAAGACCTTACACTTGTGAGTTCTGTAACGAGGCTTTTAAGGACAAAATTGCCCGGGACGATCACGTGAATAGTCACACTGGTGATACGCCACATAAATGCAAGCTATGTGACATGTGCTTTGGATcaagaaagaatttaaaaaaccatCAGAGGGTTCATACAAAGAAagcaggagaaaaaaaaatcagagaaaagaAATACGGCTGTAGTATATGCAATAAAGTATTTGCTGAGTCTTCTTATCGTGATCAGCATGTGGCTTTACACTCCAATCCTACCCCTTTCAGTTGCGAGTCCTGCAGCAAAAGCTTCAACTATAAGAGACCTTTACTGGCGCATGTGCGACGTGTGCATCCAAATCGCAATCCATTTAAATGTAAGCTATGTAGTAAAACTTATGATTCCATTAGGAAAATTGATCTTCACATTAGCTCTCGTGTTTGTGACAAAAACGGTAAATTGCTTGAAAAGTTGGCAAATCTTAGTAGTTCCTTCAATGTTGACGGTAATGTAAAATTGGATAACACATTGCTGAAGGCTGATaagaatataaaactttttgtaTGTAATATGTGTGATGAAGAATTTCTGTCAGTTGGAGAAATTCAGTGTCATTTTAACTCCTCTCATAAGCATTTTAAGTAG
- the LOC136025443 gene encoding zinc finger protein 83-like isoform X2 — MEFQYNNCLTVSSRSRSSSIGSNMDCMMNSDVEQFKTPSGLFETDMPNLESLEDEKPSPNKSMEFQYNNCLTVSSRSRSSSIGSNMDCMMNSDVEQFKTPSGLFETDMPNLETDILTSFETKNISIAMDTVFLPPVSHEPMQDDEKPAMELERSIRNIKKESVSITQSTPSDLEKPYLRRRNSKAIYYESCDSDIDDVSDEEIDKYNREAYEACSEDSQTGKQLEMGPSEGHTRSDSGKNKRINRRSSYSGKLTLATKVKNAVGEKIPSMQLSGKSHICRICNEAFSLRLSLLSHFKIHDEIEIQQCRFYCSKLQNKCDLVRRFDSQGGAKDGPYECNICKKTLTRRESFLSHMRRHVKGRQFLCNSCGVGFFSKVHLDLHMQMHTGEKNFTCERCGMQFRQSKTLKYHMDSHLRNESGTIPEKLFECEICSLKFKTQKCYSNHKRRHTVGATHECGICKRKCYTKFRLVEHTRVHTGEKPFKCKICNKALAHMASLVSHLKCHSNERPYTCEFCNEAFKDKIARDDHVNSHTGDTPHKCKLCDMCFGSRKNLKNHQRVHTKKAGEKKIREKKYGCSICNKVFAESSYRDQHVALHSNPTPFSCESCSKSFNYKRPLLAHVRRVHPNRNPFKCKLCSKTYDSIRKIDLHISSRVCDKNGKLLEKLANLSSSFNVDGNVKLDNTLLKADKNIKLFVCNMCDEEFLSVGEIQCHFNSSHKHFK, encoded by the exons ATGGAGTTTCAATATAACAACTGTTTGACTGTTTCAAGCCGATCGCGCAGTAGCTCAATAGGATCAAACATGGACTGTATGATGAATTCTGACGTTGAACAATTTAAGACTCCTTCTGGGCTTTTCGAGACAGATATGCCTAATCTTGAAa gtTTAGAAGATGAAAAGCCATCGCCAAACAAAAGCATGGAGTTTCAATATAACAATTGTTTGACTGTTTCAAGCCGATCTCGCAGTAGCTCAATAGGATCCAACATGGACTGTATGATGAATTCTGATGTTGAACAATTTAAGACTCCTTCTGGGCTTTTCGAGACAGATATGCCTAATCTTGAAa CGGATATATTGACATCTTTTGAAACGAAGAATATATCGATAGCGATGGATACCGTCTTCTTACCTCCTGTCTCCCATGAACCAATGCAGGACGACGAAAAGCCAGCAATGGAGTTGGAACGATCTATacgaaacattaaaaaagaatctGTATCCATAACACAATCAACGCCATCTGATCTAGAAAAACCGTATCTCAGACGAAGAAACAGCAAGGCCATCTATTATGAATCTTGCGATTCTGATATAGACGATGTTAGTGATGAAG aaatagacAAATATAATAGAGAAGCATATGAAGCGTGTTCTGAAGATTCTCAGactggaaaacaattagaaatgGGACCTTCAGAGGGCCATACTCGTAGTGATAgtgggaaaaacaaaagaattaataGAAGATCATCTTATTCAGGAAAATTAACTTTGGCAACCAAAGTCAAAAATGCAGTGGGTGAAAAAATACCATCTATGCAGTTATCAGGAAAGTCTCACATTTGTAGAATTTGCAATGAAGCATTTTCTCTCCGTCTTTCACTATTAAGTCACTTCAAAATCCACGATGAAATAGAAATCCAGCAATGTCGGTTTTACTGTTCAAAATTACAGAATAAGTGTGATCTTGTTCGTCGTTTTGACTCTCAAGGTGGAGCAAAAGACGGCCCTTATGAGTGCAATATATGCAAAAAGACTTTGACTCGTCGTGAGTCGTTCTTAAGTCATATGCGAAGACACGTTAAGGGTAGGCAATTTTTATGCAATTCTTGTGGCGTAGGATTTTTTTCTAAGGTTCATCTTGATCTTCATATGCAAATGCACACTGGAGAAAAGAACTTCACATGTGAACGATGTGGAATGCAATTTCGACAAAGTAAAACTCTCAAATATCACATGGATAGTCACTTAAGAAATGAGAGTGGGACGATCCCTGAAAAATTGTTTGAGTGTGAAATATGTTCTCTAAAATTCAAAACTCAGAAGTGTTACTCCAATCATAAGAGAAGACACACTGTCGGAGCAACTCATGAGTGTGGAATCTGTAAAAGAAAGTGTTACACAAAATTCAGGTTAGTGGAGCATACGAGGGTCCATACGGGAGAAAAACCATTCAAGTGCAAAATTTGTAATAAAGCCTTGGCACATATGGCTAGTTTAGTGAGTCATTTGAAATGTCATAGCAACGAAAGACCTTACACTTGTGAGTTCTGTAACGAGGCTTTTAAGGACAAAATTGCCCGGGACGATCACGTGAATAGTCACACTGGTGATACGCCACATAAATGCAAGCTATGTGACATGTGCTTTGGATcaagaaagaatttaaaaaaccatCAGAGGGTTCATACAAAGAAagcaggagaaaaaaaaatcagagaaaagaAATACGGCTGTAGTATATGCAATAAAGTATTTGCTGAGTCTTCTTATCGTGATCAGCATGTGGCTTTACACTCCAATCCTACCCCTTTCAGTTGCGAGTCCTGCAGCAAAAGCTTCAACTATAAGAGACCTTTACTGGCGCATGTGCGACGTGTGCATCCAAATCGCAATCCATTTAAATGTAAGCTATGTAGTAAAACTTATGATTCCATTAGGAAAATTGATCTTCACATTAGCTCTCGTGTTTGTGACAAAAACGGTAAATTGCTTGAAAAGTTGGCAAATCTTAGTAGTTCCTTCAATGTTGACGGTAATGTAAAATTGGATAACACATTGCTGAAGGCTGATaagaatataaaactttttgtaTGTAATATGTGTGATGAAGAATTTCTGTCAGTTGGAGAAATTCAGTGTCATTTTAACTCCTCTCATAAGCATTTTAAGTAG
- the LOC136025443 gene encoding zinc finger protein 83-like isoform X1, translated as MEFQYNNCLTVSSRSRSSSIGSNMDCMMNSDVEQFKTPSGLFETDMPNLESLEDEKPSPNKSMEFQYNNCLTVSSRSRSSSIGSNMDCMMNSDVEQFKTPSGLFETDMPNLENYQADILTSFETKNISIAMDTVFLPPVSHEPMQDDEKPAMELERSIRNIKKESVSITQSTPSDLEKPYLRRRNSKAIYYESCDSDIDDVSDEEIDKYNREAYEACSEDSQTGKQLEMGPSEGHTRSDSGKNKRINRRSSYSGKLTLATKVKNAVGEKIPSMQLSGKSHICRICNEAFSLRLSLLSHFKIHDEIEIQQCRFYCSKLQNKCDLVRRFDSQGGAKDGPYECNICKKTLTRRESFLSHMRRHVKGRQFLCNSCGVGFFSKVHLDLHMQMHTGEKNFTCERCGMQFRQSKTLKYHMDSHLRNESGTIPEKLFECEICSLKFKTQKCYSNHKRRHTVGATHECGICKRKCYTKFRLVEHTRVHTGEKPFKCKICNKALAHMASLVSHLKCHSNERPYTCEFCNEAFKDKIARDDHVNSHTGDTPHKCKLCDMCFGSRKNLKNHQRVHTKKAGEKKIREKKYGCSICNKVFAESSYRDQHVALHSNPTPFSCESCSKSFNYKRPLLAHVRRVHPNRNPFKCKLCSKTYDSIRKIDLHISSRVCDKNGKLLEKLANLSSSFNVDGNVKLDNTLLKADKNIKLFVCNMCDEEFLSVGEIQCHFNSSHKHFK; from the exons ATGGAGTTTCAATATAACAACTGTTTGACTGTTTCAAGCCGATCGCGCAGTAGCTCAATAGGATCAAACATGGACTGTATGATGAATTCTGACGTTGAACAATTTAAGACTCCTTCTGGGCTTTTCGAGACAGATATGCCTAATCTTGAAa gtTTAGAAGATGAAAAGCCATCGCCAAACAAAAGCATGGAGTTTCAATATAACAATTGTTTGACTGTTTCAAGCCGATCTCGCAGTAGCTCAATAGGATCCAACATGGACTGTATGATGAATTCTGATGTTGAACAATTTAAGACTCCTTCTGGGCTTTTCGAGACAGATATGCCTAATCTTGAAa ATTACCAAGCGGATATATTGACATCTTTTGAAACGAAGAATATATCGATAGCGATGGATACCGTCTTCTTACCTCCTGTCTCCCATGAACCAATGCAGGACGACGAAAAGCCAGCAATGGAGTTGGAACGATCTATacgaaacattaaaaaagaatctGTATCCATAACACAATCAACGCCATCTGATCTAGAAAAACCGTATCTCAGACGAAGAAACAGCAAGGCCATCTATTATGAATCTTGCGATTCTGATATAGACGATGTTAGTGATGAAG aaatagacAAATATAATAGAGAAGCATATGAAGCGTGTTCTGAAGATTCTCAGactggaaaacaattagaaatgGGACCTTCAGAGGGCCATACTCGTAGTGATAgtgggaaaaacaaaagaattaataGAAGATCATCTTATTCAGGAAAATTAACTTTGGCAACCAAAGTCAAAAATGCAGTGGGTGAAAAAATACCATCTATGCAGTTATCAGGAAAGTCTCACATTTGTAGAATTTGCAATGAAGCATTTTCTCTCCGTCTTTCACTATTAAGTCACTTCAAAATCCACGATGAAATAGAAATCCAGCAATGTCGGTTTTACTGTTCAAAATTACAGAATAAGTGTGATCTTGTTCGTCGTTTTGACTCTCAAGGTGGAGCAAAAGACGGCCCTTATGAGTGCAATATATGCAAAAAGACTTTGACTCGTCGTGAGTCGTTCTTAAGTCATATGCGAAGACACGTTAAGGGTAGGCAATTTTTATGCAATTCTTGTGGCGTAGGATTTTTTTCTAAGGTTCATCTTGATCTTCATATGCAAATGCACACTGGAGAAAAGAACTTCACATGTGAACGATGTGGAATGCAATTTCGACAAAGTAAAACTCTCAAATATCACATGGATAGTCACTTAAGAAATGAGAGTGGGACGATCCCTGAAAAATTGTTTGAGTGTGAAATATGTTCTCTAAAATTCAAAACTCAGAAGTGTTACTCCAATCATAAGAGAAGACACACTGTCGGAGCAACTCATGAGTGTGGAATCTGTAAAAGAAAGTGTTACACAAAATTCAGGTTAGTGGAGCATACGAGGGTCCATACGGGAGAAAAACCATTCAAGTGCAAAATTTGTAATAAAGCCTTGGCACATATGGCTAGTTTAGTGAGTCATTTGAAATGTCATAGCAACGAAAGACCTTACACTTGTGAGTTCTGTAACGAGGCTTTTAAGGACAAAATTGCCCGGGACGATCACGTGAATAGTCACACTGGTGATACGCCACATAAATGCAAGCTATGTGACATGTGCTTTGGATcaagaaagaatttaaaaaaccatCAGAGGGTTCATACAAAGAAagcaggagaaaaaaaaatcagagaaaagaAATACGGCTGTAGTATATGCAATAAAGTATTTGCTGAGTCTTCTTATCGTGATCAGCATGTGGCTTTACACTCCAATCCTACCCCTTTCAGTTGCGAGTCCTGCAGCAAAAGCTTCAACTATAAGAGACCTTTACTGGCGCATGTGCGACGTGTGCATCCAAATCGCAATCCATTTAAATGTAAGCTATGTAGTAAAACTTATGATTCCATTAGGAAAATTGATCTTCACATTAGCTCTCGTGTTTGTGACAAAAACGGTAAATTGCTTGAAAAGTTGGCAAATCTTAGTAGTTCCTTCAATGTTGACGGTAATGTAAAATTGGATAACACATTGCTGAAGGCTGATaagaatataaaactttttgtaTGTAATATGTGTGATGAAGAATTTCTGTCAGTTGGAGAAATTCAGTGTCATTTTAACTCCTCTCATAAGCATTTTAAGTAG
- the LOC136025443 gene encoding zinc finger protein 260-like isoform X3 has product MEFQYNNCLTVSSRSRSSSIGSNMDCMMNSDVEQFKTPSGLFETDMPNLENYQADILTSFETKNISIAMDTVFLPPVSHEPMQDDEKPAMELERSIRNIKKESVSITQSTPSDLEKPYLRRRNSKAIYYESCDSDIDDVSDEEIDKYNREAYEACSEDSQTGKQLEMGPSEGHTRSDSGKNKRINRRSSYSGKLTLATKVKNAVGEKIPSMQLSGKSHICRICNEAFSLRLSLLSHFKIHDEIEIQQCRFYCSKLQNKCDLVRRFDSQGGAKDGPYECNICKKTLTRRESFLSHMRRHVKGRQFLCNSCGVGFFSKVHLDLHMQMHTGEKNFTCERCGMQFRQSKTLKYHMDSHLRNESGTIPEKLFECEICSLKFKTQKCYSNHKRRHTVGATHECGICKRKCYTKFRLVEHTRVHTGEKPFKCKICNKALAHMASLVSHLKCHSNERPYTCEFCNEAFKDKIARDDHVNSHTGDTPHKCKLCDMCFGSRKNLKNHQRVHTKKAGEKKIREKKYGCSICNKVFAESSYRDQHVALHSNPTPFSCESCSKSFNYKRPLLAHVRRVHPNRNPFKCKLCSKTYDSIRKIDLHISSRVCDKNGKLLEKLANLSSSFNVDGNVKLDNTLLKADKNIKLFVCNMCDEEFLSVGEIQCHFNSSHKHFK; this is encoded by the exons ATGGAGTTTCAATATAACAATTGTTTGACTGTTTCAAGCCGATCTCGCAGTAGCTCAATAGGATCCAACATGGACTGTATGATGAATTCTGATGTTGAACAATTTAAGACTCCTTCTGGGCTTTTCGAGACAGATATGCCTAATCTTGAAa ATTACCAAGCGGATATATTGACATCTTTTGAAACGAAGAATATATCGATAGCGATGGATACCGTCTTCTTACCTCCTGTCTCCCATGAACCAATGCAGGACGACGAAAAGCCAGCAATGGAGTTGGAACGATCTATacgaaacattaaaaaagaatctGTATCCATAACACAATCAACGCCATCTGATCTAGAAAAACCGTATCTCAGACGAAGAAACAGCAAGGCCATCTATTATGAATCTTGCGATTCTGATATAGACGATGTTAGTGATGAAG aaatagacAAATATAATAGAGAAGCATATGAAGCGTGTTCTGAAGATTCTCAGactggaaaacaattagaaatgGGACCTTCAGAGGGCCATACTCGTAGTGATAgtgggaaaaacaaaagaattaataGAAGATCATCTTATTCAGGAAAATTAACTTTGGCAACCAAAGTCAAAAATGCAGTGGGTGAAAAAATACCATCTATGCAGTTATCAGGAAAGTCTCACATTTGTAGAATTTGCAATGAAGCATTTTCTCTCCGTCTTTCACTATTAAGTCACTTCAAAATCCACGATGAAATAGAAATCCAGCAATGTCGGTTTTACTGTTCAAAATTACAGAATAAGTGTGATCTTGTTCGTCGTTTTGACTCTCAAGGTGGAGCAAAAGACGGCCCTTATGAGTGCAATATATGCAAAAAGACTTTGACTCGTCGTGAGTCGTTCTTAAGTCATATGCGAAGACACGTTAAGGGTAGGCAATTTTTATGCAATTCTTGTGGCGTAGGATTTTTTTCTAAGGTTCATCTTGATCTTCATATGCAAATGCACACTGGAGAAAAGAACTTCACATGTGAACGATGTGGAATGCAATTTCGACAAAGTAAAACTCTCAAATATCACATGGATAGTCACTTAAGAAATGAGAGTGGGACGATCCCTGAAAAATTGTTTGAGTGTGAAATATGTTCTCTAAAATTCAAAACTCAGAAGTGTTACTCCAATCATAAGAGAAGACACACTGTCGGAGCAACTCATGAGTGTGGAATCTGTAAAAGAAAGTGTTACACAAAATTCAGGTTAGTGGAGCATACGAGGGTCCATACGGGAGAAAAACCATTCAAGTGCAAAATTTGTAATAAAGCCTTGGCACATATGGCTAGTTTAGTGAGTCATTTGAAATGTCATAGCAACGAAAGACCTTACACTTGTGAGTTCTGTAACGAGGCTTTTAAGGACAAAATTGCCCGGGACGATCACGTGAATAGTCACACTGGTGATACGCCACATAAATGCAAGCTATGTGACATGTGCTTTGGATcaagaaagaatttaaaaaaccatCAGAGGGTTCATACAAAGAAagcaggagaaaaaaaaatcagagaaaagaAATACGGCTGTAGTATATGCAATAAAGTATTTGCTGAGTCTTCTTATCGTGATCAGCATGTGGCTTTACACTCCAATCCTACCCCTTTCAGTTGCGAGTCCTGCAGCAAAAGCTTCAACTATAAGAGACCTTTACTGGCGCATGTGCGACGTGTGCATCCAAATCGCAATCCATTTAAATGTAAGCTATGTAGTAAAACTTATGATTCCATTAGGAAAATTGATCTTCACATTAGCTCTCGTGTTTGTGACAAAAACGGTAAATTGCTTGAAAAGTTGGCAAATCTTAGTAGTTCCTTCAATGTTGACGGTAATGTAAAATTGGATAACACATTGCTGAAGGCTGATaagaatataaaactttttgtaTGTAATATGTGTGATGAAGAATTTCTGTCAGTTGGAGAAATTCAGTGTCATTTTAACTCCTCTCATAAGCATTTTAAGTAG